Proteins from one Verrucomicrobiota bacterium genomic window:
- a CDS encoding YbaB/EbfC family nucleoid-associated protein encodes MAGVGKLLKQAQKMQKKIEALEAEQATQTLDISSGGGAIQITITISGDIKGIQLDEDFLKEDRSFVEETLVTGVQDAIVAARKAKEEAMGEITAGLQMPGLM; translated from the coding sequence ATGGCAGGCGTAGGAAAACTTCTCAAACAGGCTCAGAAAATGCAGAAAAAGATCGAAGCTTTGGAAGCCGAACAGGCTACTCAAACGCTTGATATTTCCAGCGGTGGCGGGGCCATCCAGATAACCATTACCATTTCGGGAGATATTAAAGGAATTCAGTTGGACGAGGATTTCCTTAAAGAGGATAGGTCTTTTGTTGAGGAAACTTTGGTCACCGGCGTTCAGGACGCAATTGTAGCCGCCCGCAAAGCCAAAGAAGAAGCAATGGGTGAGATCACGGCTGGTCTGCAAATGCCTGGCCTGATGTAG
- a CDS encoding insulinase family protein codes for MRSFLIFATFLLSSLSLSAGYKLVQPPLPNDLMQVHIFELDNGLKVYLSENHEEPKFFAEVSVRVGGANDPETNTGLAHYLEHLLFKGNTKLGTLDWEKEKVHIERITELYEKRFLETDAEKRASLFDEIVAESSKASEYAVPNELDRIVKQLGLTGMNAGTSNDYTVYYMELPSNRLEQWASLEANRFIDPVFRLFLPELEIVYEEKNRSMDNKGRIIQEEIFSLRYGDHPYGSQTVLGHVEHLKNPSIQAIHDFFNTYYVANNMALCLSGDFEIEATIELIDKHFSSWKSGEIPGFKFGNAQPITEGKTSEVFYPGEEEVYIAFSTQPLGHNDVEALKLIDMILDNANAGLINLNLNQQQKVLNAGSFPYLRKFAGTQYMYGSPKEGQILEEVEALLLDQLAIIKRGEFGDWLIPAIVADFKKSEKLGLESNQARASMMASAYNTHASWEYIVTEINRLDALSKEDVIAVANKYFNGPHVAVYRRNGEFEPPKVDKPEFEKPDMSGFASSEYGEEILKLQAKPIEPDFVTEGKDYQIVEIRDGVRLFYTRNPVNDLFSLTMSFDFGRRENEKLVAASLLLDKAGTQDLSPDALKQAWYAQGSDFSFGVDDHSSSFSISGLDENFDSTFKLMLEFIRHPVSSQEVLDTLKEIILKQRKDAKEDIQSLFLALRNYNRYGDQSPFLTRMSAEGILALKVDDLLGEVSSLAGFKHDYFYVGSLPIEQVKAKIASATDPEAKLNDALPYAVEDIREPAETEILFFDWETAQAQVRIEFADGLYSDENELGIELYNDYFGGGMSSIVFQELREARALAYSVGARYLQPSNRKNENLMLGAIGTQPDKAVEALEVFLDLFDNLPESEGRFANTLGSLQNQYRVGKLKFREIPGAVKSWELLGFESDPRPERYARLAEASFDELKTFHESSIAGRTKLISIVGPRDRLDLDSIAKLGKIREVSVEDLFLD; via the coding sequence ATGAGATCCTTTTTAATTTTCGCCACTTTCCTTCTTAGTAGCCTGTCACTTTCCGCCGGTTACAAGCTTGTCCAGCCGCCCCTGCCCAACGACCTGATGCAGGTGCACATTTTCGAGTTGGATAATGGCCTCAAAGTGTACCTGAGTGAAAATCACGAAGAACCTAAATTTTTTGCGGAAGTTTCCGTACGAGTGGGCGGAGCAAATGATCCTGAAACTAACACCGGTCTGGCTCACTACCTTGAACATTTGCTCTTCAAGGGAAACACCAAGCTCGGCACCCTCGATTGGGAAAAAGAGAAGGTGCATATCGAGCGAATTACCGAGCTTTATGAAAAGCGATTTCTCGAAACCGATGCTGAGAAACGTGCATCTTTATTTGATGAGATTGTAGCAGAATCCTCCAAAGCTTCTGAGTATGCAGTCCCCAATGAGTTGGACCGAATCGTAAAGCAGCTCGGTCTTACCGGTATGAACGCGGGGACCAGCAATGATTACACCGTTTATTACATGGAGCTACCATCCAATCGACTTGAGCAATGGGCGTCGCTTGAAGCCAACCGGTTTATAGATCCTGTGTTCCGGCTGTTTCTTCCTGAGCTGGAAATTGTGTATGAGGAAAAAAACCGTTCCATGGATAACAAGGGACGAATCATTCAGGAGGAGATTTTCAGTCTTCGGTATGGGGATCATCCTTACGGATCCCAGACGGTGCTTGGACATGTTGAACATTTAAAAAACCCTTCCATTCAAGCCATCCACGATTTTTTCAATACCTATTACGTAGCCAACAATATGGCCCTCTGTCTTTCCGGCGACTTTGAGATCGAAGCCACCATCGAGTTAATCGATAAACATTTTTCTTCCTGGAAGTCTGGAGAAATACCTGGGTTCAAATTTGGAAATGCTCAACCCATTACTGAAGGAAAGACCTCTGAAGTTTTTTATCCCGGAGAAGAGGAAGTCTATATTGCGTTTTCCACCCAGCCTCTCGGACACAACGATGTCGAGGCCTTAAAGTTGATCGATATGATTTTGGACAATGCCAACGCCGGATTAATCAACTTAAACCTGAATCAGCAGCAGAAGGTTTTGAACGCTGGGTCGTTCCCGTACCTTCGAAAATTTGCCGGAACCCAATACATGTACGGTTCGCCCAAGGAAGGCCAAATCCTGGAAGAAGTGGAAGCGCTTTTACTCGATCAACTCGCTATTATTAAAAGAGGAGAGTTTGGCGATTGGCTTATTCCTGCGATTGTCGCCGATTTCAAAAAGTCCGAGAAACTCGGCCTCGAGTCGAATCAGGCTCGGGCAAGCATGATGGCATCTGCCTATAACACACATGCAAGTTGGGAATATATAGTTACCGAGATCAATCGTTTGGATGCATTGAGCAAAGAAGATGTCATCGCCGTGGCTAATAAATATTTTAATGGCCCGCACGTAGCTGTTTATCGCCGTAATGGAGAGTTTGAGCCGCCGAAGGTGGATAAGCCCGAATTCGAAAAACCGGACATGTCAGGATTTGCGTCTTCCGAGTATGGTGAAGAAATTCTTAAACTGCAGGCTAAACCTATTGAGCCGGATTTTGTGACCGAAGGTAAAGATTACCAGATCGTCGAAATTCGTGACGGTGTTCGTTTATTCTATACCAGGAATCCTGTAAACGATCTGTTCTCCCTTACCATGAGTTTCGATTTTGGTCGTCGGGAAAATGAAAAACTCGTGGCGGCCAGTTTGCTATTGGACAAAGCCGGGACACAGGATCTGTCACCAGACGCGCTGAAACAAGCCTGGTACGCCCAAGGCTCAGATTTTTCATTCGGCGTAGATGACCACAGCTCTTCTTTTTCCATAAGCGGATTGGATGAAAATTTTGATAGCACGTTCAAGCTTATGCTGGAGTTCATTCGCCATCCGGTATCGAGTCAGGAGGTATTGGATACGCTGAAAGAGATCATCTTAAAGCAACGTAAAGATGCGAAAGAAGATATTCAGTCACTTTTCCTGGCGCTCAGAAATTACAACCGCTATGGAGATCAGTCACCATTTCTAACCAGAATGAGTGCTGAAGGCATATTGGCATTGAAGGTTGATGATCTTTTGGGTGAAGTAAGTTCTTTGGCTGGCTTTAAACACGATTACTTCTATGTAGGTTCGCTTCCTATTGAACAAGTGAAAGCTAAAATTGCATCCGCAACTGACCCGGAGGCAAAACTGAATGACGCTTTGCCTTATGCGGTGGAAGACATTCGGGAACCTGCCGAAACAGAGATCCTTTTCTTCGATTGGGAGACCGCACAGGCTCAGGTTAGAATTGAATTCGCTGATGGCTTATACTCCGACGAAAACGAGCTCGGTATTGAACTCTACAACGACTACTTCGGTGGCGGCATGTCCAGTATTGTTTTTCAGGAACTACGCGAAGCACGCGCATTGGCCTATTCAGTCGGTGCCCGTTACCTTCAACCGTCCAATCGCAAAAACGAAAACCTTATGTTGGGAGCCATCGGTACCCAGCCCGACAAGGCTGTCGAAGCTTTAGAGGTATTTTTGGACCTCTTTGATAATCTCCCCGAGTCCGAGGGTCGTTTTGCCAACACACTTGGGTCATTACAAAATCAGTACCGGGTAGGGAAACTGAAATTCCGTGAAATTCCTGGTGCCGTTAAATCCTGGGAGCTTTTAGGCTTTGAATCGGACCCGCGACCTGAACGATATGCCAGGCTTGCAGAGGCATCGTTCGATGAACTGAAAACCTTCCACGAATCAAGTATCGCAGGTCGAACGAAACTCATTTCCATCGTCGGACCGCGTGATCGACTCGATCTCGATAGCATAGCGAAACTCGGTAAGATCAGGGAGGTCTCCGTTGAAGACCTGTTTCTTGATTAA
- the nrtS gene encoding nitrate/nitrite transporter NrtS, whose product MSTWIQTASSNTIQTNGLKAAIVVGTFLNLINQGDALLSGAWSEIQVPKLLLTYCVPYYVAEYAGTQAKREKA is encoded by the coding sequence ATGAGTACATGGATTCAGACAGCGTCTTCTAACACCATTCAAACGAACGGGCTGAAAGCGGCGATTGTGGTGGGGACCTTCTTGAATCTTATTAACCAGGGAGACGCGTTATTGAGTGGAGCATGGAGCGAAATTCAGGTGCCTAAGTTACTGCTAACCTATTGTGTCCCTTACTATGTGGCGGAGTACGCAGGAACGCAGGCGAAGAGAGAGAAGGCTTAG
- the recR gene encoding recombination mediator RecR, whose translation MTPSFDHLVKQLKKLPGLGFRSAERIALHVLVEQPENMSGLVEALSHAASHVTRCERCGNLAEEPLCNICQDDRRDDSVLCVVEQVPDLLAIEGSGSFRGAYHVLHGKLSPIKGIGPDKLNFAALEKRLAEGTCSEMVLALSNDMEGEATCHYIVEIIVGDLPVKVSRIGFGLPSGGGILYADQITLRSAMDGRRIYDS comes from the coding sequence ATGACCCCATCCTTTGATCACCTGGTAAAACAACTAAAGAAACTGCCAGGGCTCGGATTTCGTTCGGCCGAACGCATCGCTCTTCATGTTCTCGTTGAGCAACCTGAAAACATGAGCGGATTGGTGGAAGCGCTTTCCCATGCGGCTAGTCATGTTACTCGCTGTGAACGTTGCGGCAATCTGGCTGAAGAACCGCTTTGCAATATCTGTCAGGACGATCGAAGGGATGATTCTGTGTTGTGTGTTGTCGAGCAAGTGCCCGACCTGTTAGCAATCGAAGGCTCTGGTTCTTTTCGTGGTGCCTATCATGTGCTTCACGGGAAACTGTCGCCCATTAAGGGGATAGGTCCCGACAAACTCAATTTTGCCGCTTTGGAAAAACGCCTCGCCGAAGGAACCTGCAGCGAAATGGTGCTGGCCCTTTCCAACGACATGGAAGGCGAAGCAACCTGCCACTACATTGTTGAAATCATAGTGGGTGATCTACCAGTAAAAGTAAGCCGGATTGGTTTCGGTCTCCCCAGTGGTGGGGGTATTCTTTACGCTGATCAGATTACCCTAAGATCGGCCATGGATGGTCGCAGAATCTACGACAGTTAA